DNA sequence from the Prolixibacter sp. SD074 genome:
GAAGTCTATCGAGATGCTGGACAGTTACCGGAAGGACAACAGGCCTTTCTTTTTGTACGTAGCAGAAGATGCGCCGCATTGGCCGTTGATGGCCCCGGAAAAAGATATTGCCAAATACCAGGATACCTACAAGGATGGGTGGGAAGTATTACGCAGGGAGCGTTACCGAAGGATGGTTCAGATGGGACTGATAGACAGTACTACATACCCGTTACCAGCGAACTCCTCGGGACGGAGTTGGGCAGACTGTAAGAAGAAGGCCTATGAATCGGCCTGTATGTCAGTCCACGCCGCCATGGTGGACCACGTCGACCAGGGAGTGGGAAAAATCATTGCCGCGTTGAAGAAGAACGGTCAGTATGAGAATACGATCATTTTTGTGTTGTCGGATAACGGGGCATCATACGAGCGTGGATATCCGCCTGGCTTTGACCGTCCCGGGTTCACCCGCGACTCAACGATTATCGAATATAACTCGGATCATCCGGGGACGGAAACCACGTGGGACTACATTGGACGAGCCTGGGCCAGTGCCTCGAATACGCCTTTTCGTTACTGGAAGAAGGAGTCGTATGAAGGAGGCAGCGCCACACCATTTATCATACATTGGCCGGCCAGGCTTAGTGGACTTGCCGGTACGTTGAATCGCGGAGTCGCACATGTGATCGATATCCTGCCGACCTGCCTGGACGTGGCCGGGGCGGCTTACCCCGATAGCATCAATGGAGAGAAAACCCCCAAACTGGAAGGGAAGAGCCTGATGCCGCTGATACTGGCAAAAACGAAGGTGCTGCATGATACGTTGTACTGGGAGCATGAAGGGGGGCGGGCCATTCGTATTGGTGACTGGAAGATGTCGGCACTTCCCCGTCATCACTGGGAGCTGTTTAATCTTACTTCAGATCACACAGAGACGCATGATCTGTCTGCAAAGTATCCCGAGAAGGTCAAAGAGATGAATCAAGCCTGGGAAAAATGGGCCGTATCGGAAGGAATAATCTCTGGACAGTAAAATACGGCTACGCTCTCGTAGTTTATCAATAAATTATTCTGTAAACCAAACATGTAGTGCGTTTTCTTTTCATAGATATTGGAAAAATGGCCCCTATTTGAGGAGGGGCCATCTTGAAAAGTTTTCAGGAAGTAAAAAGTTTAGACTATGGCGAGATTATTTAGTATCCTGTTTGTTTCAGCATTGCTGCAATGTTTAAACGCCCTTACAGCTTTGGCGGGGAAGCCTGTAAAAATGGGGGATCCGTTTATTTTAAACGACCGGGGAACCTACTATATGTACGGCACTTCAGATGCTCAGAAGGGGATAAAGGTATACCGGTCAAAAAATTTAAAGGACTGGACAGGGCCCGTAGGGACAACCGGAGGTTTTGCGCTGGTAAAAGATGACGTTTGGGGCGGGAAAGGGTTCTGGGCTCCTGAAGTATATTATTTGAATAACCGGTATTATATGTTCTTCTGCGCCGAAGAGCACATTGCTGTGGCTACAAGCGATAATCCTCTCGGGCCGTTTGTGCAGCAAGTAAAAAAGCCCCTGATTTCGACAAAAGCAATTGATCCCCATCTGTTTATCGACAATGGACATAAATATCTTTACTATGTGGCATTTACCAACGGAAACGTAATTTGGAGGTGTGAGCTGAATGATGACCTTCAATCCGTTAAAGCAAATACCGTTCAGAAATGCTTTGGGGCCTCTCAGAAATGGGAATTAAGTAAGAAGAATCCTGTTGCCAGGGTGAATGAAGGCCCCTATATGCTTAAACACAATAGTAACTACTATTTGGTTTATTCGGCCAATCATTTTGCCAACCCTGATTATAGCATCGGCTATGCAACGTCATCAAAGCCGACCGGTCCCTGGACAAAATACAAAGGAAACCCCATTGTTTCATCAACTGATAAGATAACCGGTCCCGGGCATTGTGGCTTCTTCAAAGACCGGAAGGGTAAACTGTACATTGTTTATCATTCCCATTTCAGTGCTACACAACTCCGTCCCCGTATTGTACATATTAATCGGTGTAAATTTATTCCAAACCCGGACGGAGGACCTGATCTGCTGAAAATAATGCAACCGGAAATAAAGGTTCGACATCGTAAACAGTAATCTACAGGTATAGCTTACCTGCATCTCAAAGGGAA
Encoded proteins:
- a CDS encoding arylsulfatase, giving the protein MNHLKTIPLLALGGLIFSGCTSDTKKVDHPNILLIMLDDSGYSDLGCYGGEIQTPNINQLASKGVRFTQMHNCARCCPTRASLLTGLYAQTAGINGMGVNLNRNAATIAEVLKDNGYHTGMAGKWHLSQTKPLPNHNEQLRWLAHRTDHGPFAPLWSYPCNRGFEEHWGVIWGVVDYYDPFSLVHNEEPIKTVPDTFYMTDFITQKSIEMLDSYRKDNRPFFLYVAEDAPHWPLMAPEKDIAKYQDTYKDGWEVLRRERYRRMVQMGLIDSTTYPLPANSSGRSWADCKKKAYESACMSVHAAMVDHVDQGVGKIIAALKKNGQYENTIIFVLSDNGASYERGYPPGFDRPGFTRDSTIIEYNSDHPGTETTWDYIGRAWASASNTPFRYWKKESYEGGSATPFIIHWPARLSGLAGTLNRGVAHVIDILPTCLDVAGAAYPDSINGEKTPKLEGKSLMPLILAKTKVLHDTLYWEHEGGRAIRIGDWKMSALPRHHWELFNLTSDHTETHDLSAKYPEKVKEMNQAWEKWAVSEGIISGQ
- a CDS encoding glycoside hydrolase family 43 protein, encoding MARLFSILFVSALLQCLNALTALAGKPVKMGDPFILNDRGTYYMYGTSDAQKGIKVYRSKNLKDWTGPVGTTGGFALVKDDVWGGKGFWAPEVYYLNNRYYMFFCAEEHIAVATSDNPLGPFVQQVKKPLISTKAIDPHLFIDNGHKYLYYVAFTNGNVIWRCELNDDLQSVKANTVQKCFGASQKWELSKKNPVARVNEGPYMLKHNSNYYLVYSANHFANPDYSIGYATSSKPTGPWTKYKGNPIVSSTDKITGPGHCGFFKDRKGKLYIVYHSHFSATQLRPRIVHINRCKFIPNPDGGPDLLKIMQPEIKVRHRKQ